In Candidatus Coatesbacteria bacterium, the genomic stretch ATCACCTGGAACAACCAGCCGGGTATCTACGAGACGTACGCTGTTGAAAGAAGCTTTGAAGAGCCGGAATATGGAGAGGAATACTTTGTATCCTTTGATGTACAGGATATTGTCCAGGCATGGTTAAATGAAGATATTCCACAATATGGATTTAGAATATATGATGGATATATGCAGGCAATATCAAGTGATTCAGGTTACTATGTATATAGAAGGCCAAAGTTAATCTTTACTCTGTCGGGAACAAATGTTATTAATACAAGCTATGGACAGATTAAGGCACTATTTCACTAATAACACTTTTTAATATAATAAGAGGCTCCCGATATATGGGAGCCTCTTATTGCATGTCTTGTTTTAATCTACTGCTTCACCAGCTTGATATAGTAAGTGTGATGACTCGCCAGTTTTCCCGGTGAAAGTGTCGCCAGGATCTCCGCTACAGCCGAGCCGACGTTCAACCTGCCGTTCGTCACGGTCAGGTCGGTCCCGGACGGGCAACGTCGTCCCGCCGTCCCCTCCGCCCAGCCAAACCCCGCGTTGCTTTTCACCGCCGTCGGTTGTATCATCGCCGCCGTCAGCGCAACCGCAAACCACGGATACAGACCGTATCAACAACGGAGGTAAGCATGGCCGTCGTCATCAAGGGTGGCGGGATGACCCTGGAGGAGCTGCACCGCATCGCCGTCGGACGGGAGAAGGTAGAGATCGATTCCGCGGCCCTCGAGCGCGTCGATAACTGCCGCGCGATGTGCCAGAAGAAGATCGACA encodes the following:
- a CDS encoding DNRLRE domain-containing protein; this translates as ITWNNQPGIYETYAVERSFEEPEYGEEYFVSFDVQDIVQAWLNEDIPQYGFRIYDGYMQAISSDSGYYVYRRPKLIFTLSGTNVINTSYGQIKALFH